cgaagaatatgtttaatcccgtcccagtgcctttgggttggaCAATAGCTtaatctagacaatagattcacggcaaaacatatatctggtcgtgtgactagccagatacatcaaagctcctatggcactgagatatgacacttcgggaccaaggacatcttTATCGTCCATCTTAGGACAGAACagatcagtgtccaggccgagggacctcacgaccatggggctaaATAATGGGTGAGAGTCGGCcatgttgaatctcttgagtacttttctgtatatgccatttgatgcacaaagATTCTATctcttatgtactcaagctgtaaccccaaacaaaactttgtttttttttcaagatctttcatctcgaattctttcttaagatattcaattgtttgggaaatctctccagaggttcctaggatattcaaatcatcaacatacactgctatgattaCAAAGCCTTGgccgaatttctttataaagatacaagggctgatcggatcattcttatatctctCTTTCACTAAGTACTCacttagtctattgtaccacattcggcctgattgtttcaatccataaagtgatttattcaactttatacagtgttgttctcgagtactcgatttgtttttcaactctataccctctggcactttcatataaatctcattatccagtggcccatataagtatgcagttacaacatccattaaccgcaagtctaatttttctcttatagccagacttatcaggaatctaaaagtagtagcatccaccacaggggagtatgtcttctcataatctattcctggtctctatgagaatccttgtgcaacaagctgtgctttatatctcacgacctTACCgtgttcatttcttttcctcagaaagacccacttatagccgactggtttaacatcatatggtgtctggactattggtccaaagacatctctcttctttaaagattttaactccacgtttatagcttctttccatttgatccaatctgatcgttgagtgcactcataaatagacgttggttcatgatcctcattatcATCATGATTTCAAGTGCTACATtgcatgcaaatatatcatcaatgtcgacattctttctgttccattgtatcccagacaagacatagtttattgagatctcattattatcaggaccttcagtaccttgaatcttggcgtcccaagaatcagtattagatacatcaggaccggccgcatctaagcattcatgatcggccgcgatcgctattagggttttgggatcggCCGCGGCTAAGTCCCGGGATTTAGGAACGGCTGCGGCCGTGTCTAGGGTTTTAACAACCTCGGTTTCaatctctgcacctttcttagttttccgagggttcttatctttggaacttattggtctaccacgtttcaaacgttgtctagactccgtagcaacttgattgtgtccctcttgaacatcaattctgattggtgcattagcagctgatatatatgatttagtcactcttttcgggtcagcaaaggaatctggcaattgattagctagcttttgtaaatgtataatcttttggacttctaaatcacattcctgagtccgaggatcttgccaagataaggatgtttgattccatgtaatcttttttaccagcttattgctatctccccctaatgttggatgttcagattcatcaaagtgacaatccgcatacctggacttaaataaatcacccgtatttggctcaaggtattttataatcatgggggaatcatatccaacatatatctccatcctcctttgaggtcccatctttgttctctgtggtggtgcaattGGCACATAGACGGCACAACCAAATGTCTTAAGgtgggatatgtctggctcatgacccgtaagcaattgtAATGGGGAAGATCTATGTTCACTAGGAGGTCTTATACGAATCAGTTCGGCCGCGTGCAAGACCGCGTGTCCCCAAACTGTGGCCAGAAGCTTAgacctcataagcaatggtctagctattagcTGAATTCATTTTATGAATGGTTTGgtcaagccgttctgtgtatgtacatgtgccacggagtgttccacacttacccccatggacatacagtaatcattaaacgcttgggacgttaactcaccagcattggtcTCTATCATTCCGATCTTAGCATAGTAAAAGGCCAGTAGAGAGCGCATGTATagactctaggactttcttatagccttggccgatctctatgatctgaaagaactctttgtttccttcgcccttagtctcaatatgaaagccattcattcgaatgtctttaaagctcaataggcttctcttagagctgggtgaatacaatGCCTCAGATATCTCTAGATGTGTACCCTTAGGCAACATGATATTAGCCTGGCCGTAGCCCTCTATGAGACTTTAGAgacttttatatcaaaaactttcattcattaataaaataagttcaaagcaatcaaaacatagaaaacacaaagcaaagaacacaaaaacatagatGTCGTATTGaacttcattcttttaaacaatcagACGTTTCATACTCCATGAGATCGTCTtgttcatgattgaaatcatcttcaccatcttgataagtcatatgagcttcaggattattccctttcaaactctcttggtagaggtcaacgagatgtttgagagtcctacatgtcttagcccaatggttacCCATTCCACACCTATGGCacacggatttggtcgagttttgtgGCTTGAAAGATGTACGACGGCCTCGGCCATGACCATGGCTTCCATAAGAGTTTCCTTGGCCACGGCCATATGAGCTGCCTCGGCCTCGACCAAACGAGTTTCAGCCTCGACAACCacgtccatgccattttccacgGCCACAGCCGTGTTGGCTATCACCCTGGACATGGTTCGACTCTTTCTTAGCCtctacggccgcatgtgcctcaggtaatggGTTTGTTCCAGGAGGTTTCAATGAGAAAATCTCATCAAcagttcattgttctgctcagcgagcaagagagaAGAGATCAGCTTTGAATCATTACAAAACTGTTGagagaaaccaaacaaaaacagaaacagTAGTACCACTGAGAATCATTTGATATCTTTGTGGatgaataacaaaatattatttagttttacacAACAATACTTCAACTTCAACTCACTTCTTATAAGTCTTTTACATCAACACAGACACCAcaaatatttgaaaacatataaagaTAGAGCATTTATAATCTAAACTTCTAAATTCATCAACAATGGCTAGTGTTTATGGTTTgatctctcttctcttgttcttcCATTGTATTACAGAGGCTTGAACCTTTTGTCTCGGGTAGAACCAAAACGAACAATCCAAAACCTGACATGGCAACTCCGAAAATCGCAAAGGATACTGATGGTAAATCTCTCCCAATGGAAGCAATGAGCGGACAACAAGCTCCTCCAACGACAAGAGCCTGTCTAAACATCATTGTCGCGGAACTTCTTACACAAGTAGGAAACATTTCAACCATATAAACCGCCATTAGGTTGAATCCGATTCTTGCACAGAAAAATGTCGCTAGCTCAAACGCAAACGCGATTCCTGTTTTTCCTAGAAGGCTGAGAACGAAACATAGCACTCCCGATGCTCCACCTAGTAAGGTATTCACTAGAACAGAGCTTCTTCTGTTGAACCTCTCTAATATGATCGGAGTGATAATGAAAGTAGGCAACTCCACCACTGCGTTTAGGGTTTCGCTCAAGTAGATGTTGACGTCTATATCTCTAGCGGCTAATGGAACTCCATAGTATGATATTCCCAACCCAAACAGTATGATCATAACAACTACAATCCTCCGAAAAGCCCACTTTCGGAAGAAGAAGTCCTTAATATATAGAGTACCTTGGCAGTTCTTCAGAGGTTTCTTGCTCCGGAGGTAACTGAGAAACTAGTGATTCCAAGTAGGGTTTGTTCTTGGATGACATGCTTTTGAGAACATTaatagcttcttcgtcgtttccttGCATGTGAAGCCACCTAGGTGATTCGAGTGCGAATATGTAGAGGAAGATACAGTAGAATATTGCGGGAACAGCTGTGTATAGATACAGAAATCTCCATGAAGAG
This region of Brassica napus cultivar Da-Ae chromosome C5, Da-Ae, whole genome shotgun sequence genomic DNA includes:
- the LOC106364732 gene encoding LOW QUALITY PROTEIN: organic cation/carnitine transporter 6 (The sequence of the model RefSeq protein was modified relative to this genomic sequence to represent the inferred CDS: deleted 1 base in 1 codon), whose translation is MADQSEPLLLSADDSDVDHKTRPEALTFDNIVEQSLSDFGFWQLFQVILVGVALFFDAQQIFITVYTDAYPTWHCLNHTICDHSTSDICRLPRSAWEWDGGSKDKTVISDFGLECSSSLLRGMPTSAFYIGGIVGGFVLALIPDDSLGRKKLVLFSTFAMSITSISVIFSTNVWIYTTLKFIIGFSRSQTWSYALVLISERVSTRWRPRATMIPFTFFVLGFMSLSGIAFLAQHSSWRFLYLYTAVPAIFYCIFLYIFALESPRWLHMQGNDEEAINVLKSMSSKNKPYLESLVSQLPPEQETSEELPRYSIIKDFFFRKWAFRRIVVVMIILFGLGISYYGVPLAARDIDVNIYLSETLNAVVELPTFIITPIILERFNRRSSVLVNTLLGGASGVLCFVLSLLGKTGIAFAFELATFFCARIGFNLMAVYMVEMFPTCVRSSATMMFRQALVVGGACCPLIASIGRDLPSVSFAIFGVAMSGFGLFVLVLPETKGSSLCNTMEEQEKRDQTINTSHC